In the genome of Mugil cephalus isolate CIBA_MC_2020 chromosome 21, CIBA_Mcephalus_1.1, whole genome shotgun sequence, one region contains:
- the LOC124998887 gene encoding C-C chemokine receptor type 6-like: MMNSEEEIMFNLCSNSSFNYDNYTGHNLVCNTTVYNNYTSIDDDIDDYEVSSPCSHDDTDRTKMVVGPYIHSIICVLGLVGNGLVIVTYACYKRTKSMTDVYLLNVAVADLLFVVVLPLIVYNELSSWSMGRVACKLLRGSYSINLYSGMLLLACISADRYVAIVQARRSFRLRSPAYSRLTCAIVWTVSILVSIPTICFYDWYVPRHSGINNSNSSDINNISNSSMEDSPSSPEYVCAFKFEHDKLEVVKAIKVVVPSIQLAVGFFLPLTIMIVCYSAIIATLLKPRNFQRHKAVRVVLVVVAVFIVCHLPYNMALLYDTASMFRQTECVRSDMQQTSLLVLESVAYLHCCLNPLLYAFVGVKFRNHFQKIFQDLWCLGKRYMAPRRFSRVTSEVYVSTMCRSVDGSSDAASSFTM; the protein is encoded by the coding sequence ATGATGAACTCTGAGGAGGAAATTATGTTCAACCTGTGCAGTAATTCGTCCTTTAACTATGACAACTACACCGGCCATAACCTGGTCTGCAACACCACGGtctacaacaactacaccagCATCGACGACGACATCGATGACTACGAAGTGTCCTCACCCTGTTCTCATGACGACACCGACAGAACGAAGATGGTTGTAGGGCCGTACATCCACTCCATCATCTGTGTCCTGGGTCTGGTGGGGAACGGCCTGGTCATCGTCACCTACGCCTGCTACAAGAGGACCAAGTCCATGACGGACGTGTACCTGCTGAACGTGGCCGTGGCCGACCTGCTGTTCGTGGTGGTGCTGCCTCTCATCGTCTACAACGAGCTGTCGTCGTGGTCCATGGGCCGGGTGGCCTGTAAGCTGCTCCGAGGCTCCTACAGCATCAACCTGTACAGCGGCATGCTACTGCTAGCCTGCATCAGCGCCGACCGCTACGTCGCCATCGTCCAGGCTCGACGCAGCTTCCGCCTGCGCTCGCCCGCCTACAGCCGCCTCACCTGCGCCATCGTCTGGACCGTCTCCATCCTTGTGTCCATCCCCACCATCTGCTTCTATGACTGGTACGTGCCAAGGCACAGCGGcatcaacaacagcaacagcagcgaCATCAACAACATTAGCAACTCCTCCATGGAGGACTCCCCCTCATCCCCCGAGTACGTCTGTGCTTTCAAGTTCGAACACGACAAATTAGAAGTGGTCAAGGCCATCAAGGTGGTGGTGCCCAGCATCCAGCTGGCCGTGGGTTTCTTCCTGCCACTCACCATCATGATCGTGTGCTACTCCGCCATCATCGCCACACTGCTGAAACCCAGAAACTTCCAGCGGCACAAGGCGGTGcgggtggtgctggtggtggtggcggtgttCATCGTCTGCCACCTCCCGTACAACATGGCGCTGCTGTACGACACCGCCTCGATGTTCCGGCAGACAGAATGCGTCAGGTCGGACATGCAGCAGACGTCGCTCCTTGTCCTGGAGTCCGTGGCCTACCTGCACTGCTGCCTCAACCCGCTGCTCTACGCCTTCGTGGGGGTCAAGTTCAGGAACCATTTCCAGAAGATCTTCCAggacctgtggtgtctggggaAGAGGTACATGGCCCCTCGCCGCTTCTCCAGGGTCACCTCCGAGGTCTACGTGTCCACCATGTGCCGCTCGGTGGACGGGTCCAGTGACGCCGCCTCCTCCTTCACCATGTGA
- the LOC124998894 gene encoding kelch repeat and BTB domain-containing protein 11-like: METTETPEPDRTCGDLSPLLSAENCYRVLAAAKRGGAEGEVERVYRYMSLHYLEVLRTPSVYGRLTAGERDLILARRMEGRKVLAVAESSEVSEGSPPEDAIQRRVFCLHMDTQRWEVLTRLPEEVPDRGSGMCTLYNYLFVAGGVSRSGASDRVFCYNPLTGAWSRVRPLSQPRCQLRLVPMDGHLYAVGGECLFTVERYDPRTDRWSPVAPLPRGSFAVAHEVAVCGGELFVSGGSLFYRMLRYDSRRDEWEECPFNESRRRSADMVAHRSLVYRFDVDRERAGVSVYRYNTVVKAWLGGDSFPLQNPQPFRCAVLGDRIFCVNRSQTLQFEVREEREGFLPEVLPSPGEARGALEPFVLTLGTDTAAGPGTDREN; the protein is encoded by the coding sequence ATGGAGACCACAGAGACCCCGGAGCCAGACCGGACCTGCGGGGATCTGAGCCCCCTCCTCAGCGCGGAGAACTGTTACCGCGTCCTGGCCGCGGCCAAGCGGGGGGGCGCGGAGGGCGAGGTGGAGCGGGTCTACCGCTACATGAGCCTCCACTACCTGGAGGTGCTGCGGACCCCCTCCGTGTACGGGAGGCTGACTGCGGGGGAGCGGGATCTGATCCTGGCCcggaggatggaggggaggaaggtGTTGGCGGTGGCCGAGAGCAGCGAGGTGTCGGAGGGCAGCCCCCCCGAGGACGCGATCCAGCGGCGGGTGTTCTGCCTCCACATGGACACCCAGCGGTGGGAGGTGCTGACCCGCCTCCCCGAGGAGGTCCCGGACAGAGGCTCCGGGATGTGCACCCTCTACAACTACCTGTTCGTGGCGGGGGGCGTGAGCCGCTCCGGGGCGTCGGACCGGGTGTTCTGTTACAACCCGCTGACCGGAGCCTGGAGCCGGGTGCGGCCGCTGAGCCAGCCCCGCTGCCAGCTCCGCCTGGTCCCCATGGACGGACACCTGTACGCAGTGGGCGGGGAGTGTCTGTTCACCGTGGAGCGCTACGACCCGAGGACGGACCGCTGGTCTCCGGTGGCCCCCCTGCCCAGAGGCTCCTTCGCAGTGGCGCACGAGGTGGCGGTGTGCGGGGGGGAGCTGTTCGTGTCGGGGGGGTCGCTCTTCTACCGGATGCTGCGCTACGACTCCCGCCGGGACGAGTGGGAGGAGTGTCCGTTCAACGAGAGCCGGCGGCGGTCCGCGGACATGGTGGCGCACCGCAGCCTCGTGTACCGCTTCGACGTGGACCGGGAGCGCGCGGGTGTGAGCGTGTACCGGTACAACACGGTGGTGAAGGCGTGGCTCGGGGGGGACTCCTTCCCGCTCCAGAACCCGCAGCCGTTCCGCTGCGCGGTGCTCGGGGACCGGATCTTCTGCGTCAACCGGAGCCAGACGCTGCAGTTCGAGGTTCGGGAGGAGCGGGAGGGGTTCCTGCCCGAGGTGCTGCCCTCCCCGGGGGAGGCCCGGGGGGCGTTGGAGCCCTTTGTCCTCACCCTGGGTACTGACACCGCTGCGGGACCCGGTACTGACCGTGAAAACTGA
- the LOC124998863 gene encoding kinesin-like protein KIF26A isoform X2 yields the protein MMDHQDLAVQKLSLSRGKKSEPGPPSPPGEAPGPLLYMGGFSGALQLSPPAVPPSLLRAGSKVKDTPGMGKVRVMVRICSAHSSESSESMSFLRVDGRKKQLILNETSTAQRRPAAPKTFTFDAVFSQDASQAEVCSGAVAEVIQSVVNGADGCIFCFGHANLGKTYTMIGQDCSTQSLGVAPTAVSWLFKVIEERREKAAARFSVRVSAVEISGREETLTDLLAELSSSAGGHQEAPGAPVSLREDPICGSQLQNQTELRATSAERAAFFLDAAVAARRSSRTPDDQEARRNSHFLFTLHLYQERLDKSSKAAVSGRSRLHLLDLGSCETDISRTREGGGGQCLSLSALGNVVLALANGAKHVPYRDSKLTMLLSESLGNINCRTTMIAHVSDSPARYMETLTTVQLAARIHRTRKKKSKYASSSSGGESSCEEGPSRPTPHLRPFHPRTVALDPDQPPVLSSDPDYSSSSEHSCDTVIYVGPGGKSVSDRELSDNEGPPSFVPIIPSLNKKRVKDRPRSDGDQLKCDTFAELQERLDCIDGSEGNEAKAALSDPTTSPSKSERKSTQNTATICTNKPDQGQRSSAGGHTDTSKRTSAHGEKLSVASFPPCLGKSTSQDSEPVVREKVYLRGGVPKPSASPSLPRTASQAGHGLGRTPPVGMSQQATSWYDMEVSNLRAALLGRYVDGDFLRTTVTLQQPVELNGEDELVFTVIEELPLGLVPDNGRPNLPSGLSRQPGGSRPVSIISSINDEFDAYISQRGAEGPDASCQEIMFHPQNQWCASSGEVDRSASWNKNMDTDNSSMVASPSVFHKHTLLQHSLKSSLNDSGICFSELDSHPATPNKPLLTKPPPSPDSTKDSLKLRANTLNTSGSRCSLPRKNKPTSSAAVGCCRQEGRPEDSLLQGNIQFDPSEVEFLSAGKPQRSGITSVSSKKSGGNSNSVPRPPKAQPSSSAQRLVDGCEKSSSRRGDTLVKLPRLTRGATTLGTVSTPQTSESRWGHESACGIGTLRYSSLGKKSNGQKSSMNSKPGSGIISPLGPPVRQSSQELKSRTPIALKTSSDTGKSLFPKTSASEEEVTVRLRADSFSHRVTSLKSDQGSARTCSSLNTQRPRADTSRFLGTLEKCDGPTSAGSKPEVLKENSRSNRSVPRLGVPASTSTSSSHISPGVVGTTFKLGQVRGGSGSLKIRTLSSSSSKNQSSGLKPPDNSGLPPSGKNPARSGTGVKGGRGTVMGMKQAISRAANSRVSELASGSPRKQLSRGSGATGSDGTDSGTSSASGSPVNTLLPSPYSKITAPRRPQRYSSGHGSDNSSILSGELPPAMGRTALFYHSGGSSGYESMIRDSTSSAHDSMSESGASSSRSRVSKSPKKRGNGFLRRRLIPTPLPDVPSLGRKAGTQWVDRPPLKDAFEIKVYEIDDVERLQRRRGEEAESEPFHDVEKGLLYLDGRLRMMEKRQQQIRDMRLRHERLKDELEETKRQLMMGTDRWRGQFDVDEDLDQESQEYLEVLSQVTSELEDVVNVFKSHVMMETCFDITMTTTSEQGPGDGGET from the exons ATGATGGACCACCAGGATCT GGCCGTTCAGAAGCTCAGTCTGTCCCGGGGCAAGAAGTCCGAGCCgggccccccctcccctccaggtGAGGCCCCTGGGCCCCTGCTGTACATGGGGGGCTTCAGCGGGGCCCTGCAGCTCTCCCCCCCGGCCGTCCCCCCAAGCCTCCTCCGGGCCGGGTCAAAGGTCAAGGACACGCCAGGGATGGGGAAG GTCAGGGTGATGGTCCGGATCTGTTCGGCCCACAGTAGCGAGTCCTCTGAGTCCATGTCCTTCCTGAGGGTGGACGGCAGAAAGAAGCAGCTCATTCTGAACGAGACGTCGACCGCTCAGAGACGACCCGCAGCTCCAAAGACATTCACATTTGACGCCGTTTTCTCACAGGACGCCTCCCAG GCCGAGGTGTGTTCGGGGGCGGTGGCGGAAGTCATCCAGTCGGTGGTGAACGGAGCCGACGGCTGCATCTTCTGCTTCGGACACGCCAACCTGG GTAAGACATACACCATGATTGGTCAGGACTGCTCCACCCAGAGTCTGGGCGTGGCCCCTACCGCCGTCTCGTGGCTCTTTAAGGTGATCGAGGAGCGCAGAGAAAAGGCCGCCGCTCGTTTCTCCGTCCGAGTATCGGCTGTGGAGATCTCCGGCCGCGAGGAGACACTCACCGACCTCCTGGCTGAACTCTCCTCCTCGGCCGGGGGCCACCAGGAGGCGCCGGGGGCCCCGGTGTCTCTCAGAGAAGATCCCATATGTGGATCCCAG CTTCAGAACCAGACGGAGCTTCGTGCGACCAGTGCTGAGCGAGCGGCGTTCTTCCTGGACGCCGCTGTGGCAGCGAGGAGGAGCAGCCGGACGCCGGACGACCAGGAGGCTCGGAGGAACtcccacttcctgtttaccCTGCACCTCTACCAGGAGAGGCTGGACAAGAGCAGCAAGGCAGCCG tgtccgGTCGAAGTCGTCTCCACCTCCTGGACCTGGGCAGCTGTGAGACGGACATCAGCCGGACCAGAGAGGGAGGCGGAGGacagtgtctgtctctgtctgcccTGGGAAACGTCGTCCTGGCCCTGGCCAACGGTGCCAAGCATGTCCCCTATAG GGACAGCAAGCTCACCATGCTGCTCAGCGAATCCTTGGGAAACATCAACTGTCGAACCACCATGATCGCCCACGTCTCCGACTCCCCGGCCAGATACATGGAGACGCTGACCACGGTCCAGCTGGCCGCCCGCATCCACCGCACTAGGAAAAAGAAGTCCAAG TACGCTTCCAGCTCATCTGGAGGGGAGAGTTCCTGTGAGGAAGGTCCGTCCCGTCCGACTCCTCATCTTCGACCCTTCCATCCTCGCACCGTGGCTCTGGACCCAGACCAGCCCCCGGTGCTCTCCAGCGACCCAGACTATTCCTCCAGCAGCGAACACTCCTGCGACACCGTCATCTACGTTGGGCCGGGTGGGAAGTCCGTGTCTGACCGAGAGCTGAGCGACAACGAAGGCCCACCCTCCTTTGTTCCCATCATTCCCTCCCTGAACAAAAAGCGAGTCAAAGATCGGCCCAGGTCCGATGGCGACCAGCTCAAGTGCGACACAtttgcagagctgcaggagAGACTGGACTGCATCGACGGCAGCGAGGGCAACGAGGCCAAAGCAGCGCTTAGTGACCCCACAACATCTCCATCCAAGTCTGAGAGGAAGTCCACACAGAACACAGCAACAATATGCACAAATAAACCTGATCAGGGACAACGCTCCTCAGCCGGGGGCCACACGGACACTTCCAAGAGAACGAGTGCACATGGGGAGAAACTTTCCGTCGCCTCTTTCCCACCGTGTTTGGGAAAGTCCACGTCCCAGGACTCAGAGCCTGTGGTGCGAGAGAAGGTGTATCTCAGGGGAGGTGTACCCAAGCCATCAGCTTCACCGTCTTTACCCAGGACAGCATCTCAGGCTGGACACGGTCTTGGTAGGACCCCCCCAGTGGGTATGAGTCAACAAGCAACCAGCTGGTATGACATGGAGGTCAGCAACCTCCGGGCAGCTCTGTTGGGACGATACGTAGACGGGGATTTCCTGAGGACCACAGTGACTCTGCAGCAACCTGTGGAACTGAACGGGGAGGACGAGCTTGTCTTCACGGTCATAGAAGAGCTTCCTCTTGGCCTGGTCCCAGACAACGGTCGCCCCAACCTCCCGAGTGGCTTGTCCCGGCAGCCTGGAGGCTCCCGTCCAGTCAGcatcatcagcagcatcaaTGATGAGTTTGATGCTTATATATCTCAACGAGGAGCTGAAGGACCTGATGCCAGCTGCCAGGAAATTATGTTTCACCCGCAAAATCAGTGGTGCGCTAGTTCAGGTGAAGTCGACAGATCAGCGAGTTGGAATAAAAACATGGACACAGATAATTCTTCCATGGTGGCATCTCCCAGTGTGTTTCATAAGCACACATTGTTGCAGCACAGTCTGAAGAGTTCCTTGAACGACAGTGGCATCTGTTTCTCGGAGCTGGACAGCCACCCCGCTACCCCAAACAAACCCTTACTTACTaagccccctccctcccccgacTCAACCAAAGACTCTCTCAAGCTGAGAGCAAACACCCTGAACACTTCAGGCAGTCGCTGCAGTCTTCCCAGGAAAAACAAGCCTACCTCATCTGCAGCTGTGGGCTGCTGCAGACAGGAAGGCAGACCTGAGGACTCTTTGCTCCAGGGAAACATTCAATTTGATCCTTCAGAGGTTGAGTTTCTTTCTGCAGGGAagccacagagaagtggcatAACTAGCGTTTCCTCCAAGAAGTCTGGAGGGAACAGCAACAGCGTACCTCGGCCACCGAAGGCACAACCGTCCTCTTCAGCCCAGAGGCTTGTGGATGGTTGTGAGAAGTCcagcagcaggagaggagaTACACTCGTCAAGCTGCCACGACTCACGCGAGGTGCAACTACTCTGGGAACTGTGTCCACCCCCCAGACGTCTGAATCCAGGTGGGGCCACGAGTCTGCCTGTGGGATCGGGACGTTGAGGTATTCATCCTtaggaaaaaagtcaaatggaCAAAAAAGCAGCATGAACTCCAAGCCTGGATCTGGAATCATCTCTCCTCTGGGTCCACCGGTCAGACAGTCAAGCCAAGAACTAAAGTCAAGGACTCCAATTGCCTTAAAGACCAGCAGCGACACTGGAAAGTCCTTGTTCCCTAAAACATCAGCCTCAGAGGAGGAAGTCACAGTGAGGCTCCGAGCAGATTCCTTCAGCCACAGGGTAACCAGTTTAAAATCTGATCAGGGTTCAGCCCGAACATGTTCGAGTCTGAACACACAAAGACCCAGAGCCGATACTTCCAGGTTCTTGGGGACTCTGGAGAAATGTGACGGTCCAACCTCAGCTGGGTCCAAACCTGAGGTGTTGAAGGAGAACAGCAGATCCAACAGATCAGTGCCAAGACTCGGGGTTCCAGCCTCCACCTCGACTTCTTCCTCCCACATTTCTCCTGGAGTTGTTGGAACTACTTTTAAACTGGGGCAGGTCCGAGGTGGCAGTGGTTCTCTGAAGATTCGAACGTTGTCCAGCAGCAGTTCCAAGAACCAAAGCTCCGGGCTGAAGCCTCCTGATAACAGCGGCCTGCCTCCATCTGGTAAGAACCCTGCTCGCTCTGGAACAGGAGTCAAGGGGGGAAGAGGCACTGTCATGGGCATGAAGCAGGCTATTAGCAGGGCAGCTAACAGCCGGGTTAGCGAGCTAGCTTCCGGGAGCCCAAGGAAGCAGCTCAGCAGAGGGTCCGGAGCAACAGGAAGCGATGGCACCGATAGCGGGACTAGTAGCGCCAGTGGATCTCCAGTCAACACCCTGCTGCCGTCACCTTACAGCAAGATCACGGCGCCTCGACGGCCCCAGCGCTACAGCAGTGGACACGGCAGTGACAACAGCAGCATCCTCAGCGGGGAGCTGCCTCCGGCCATGGGGCGCACCGCCCTGTTCTACCACAGTGGGGGCAGCAGCGGCTACGAGAGCATGATCCGAGACAGCACCTCGTCAGCTCACGACTCCATGAGCGAGAGCGGAGCGTCCTCCAGCAGAAGCAGAGTTTCTAAATCACCCAAGAAGAGAGGAAACG ggTTCCTGAGACGCCGTCTCATCCCGACGCCGCTGCCAGACGTCCCCTCCCTGGGCAGGAAGGCTGGGACTCAGTGGGTGGACCGTCCCCCCCTGAAGGACGCCTTTGAGATCAAGGTGTACGAGATCGACGACGTGGAGCgactgcagaggaggagaggggaggaggcggagtcagag ccgTTCCATGACGTTGAGAAG GGCCTGCTGTACTTGGATGGACGTCTCAGGATGATGGAGAAGAGACAGCAGCAGATCAGAGACATGAGGCTGAGACACGAGAGACTGAAGGACGAGCTGGAGGAGACCAAGAGACAACTGATGATGGGGACGGACAGATGGAGAGGACAGT TTGATGTGGAcgaggacctggaccaggagtCCCAGGAGTACCTGGAGGTTCTGTCTCAGGTGACATCGGAGCTCGAGGACGTCGTCAACGTCTTTAAGTCCCACGTCATGATGGAGACGTGCTTCGACATCACCATGACGACCACCAGCGAGCAGGGACCAGGAGACGGGGGGGAAACGTGA